The following is a genomic window from Xyrauchen texanus isolate HMW12.3.18 chromosome 6, RBS_HiC_50CHRs, whole genome shotgun sequence.
CGTTCTTCACAACGTGAGAGACAGTCAGGACAATGGTATGCTGTGTGAAGTGACTGGATACTCCCAGAGTGTCCTCACAAAGTGGGAGCTGTATGGGTATTATCAGCAGTTTCTCCTTTTCTTCTTAGTGCCTCTGGCTATCGTCATGTACTGTTATGTCCGTATAACCATCAGAATCATGTACACTCGCATGGCGGAGAAGTGCAGGGCAGTCAAACTCATCTTTATCATCATCTTCACCTTCTTCATCTGCTGGACACCTTACAATGTGGTCATCTTGCTACAAGCGATCAAGACATCCTTTGGAGACCAGTCACAATGTTCAAATGCCCTTGACTATGCCCTGTATGTGACACAGAACTTTGCGTACCTATACTGTTGCATTAGCCCtgtcttttatacatttttgggcaagaaatttcaaaaccattttctGAAACTTTTGGCCAAGCGTCTGCCATGCCTAAAGATATCTGTACTGTCAACGCATAGCAGTAAAAGCACATCGTTCAGGAGCCCAAACACTGATTACTGATGATTCATCAATTAGCGTGACTGTGGAGGCTGTGGTTTATTTGTAAAGTGACAACTTTATACTATTTGTTCTGAAATGTATTGCTAAGAGGACACAAAAAGGAACCCCTacctttttgtaaaaacaaaacaaaacatgcaaattGTAAGTTTTCCTTGCTTTATTGAGCATAAATCATTATATGAAATCATTTCTGCAGGCTTAtgttttttaatagatttttttgtaCTAATACATTCACAAAACCTTTTGGTGGCCTCGGTACAGGGGTGGGGCCtgaagctgtggcgaactctcagggccagcaaagactTCTCTGCTGACCTAACATgtctaataaatacatattatttcatcctttcattctcattcacctttttgcctattcattttcaattgctttccactcctaattcatcttaAAAATGAATAGCAAACAGCAaatagtt
Proteins encoded in this region:
- the LOC127645090 gene encoding C-C chemokine receptor type 5-like, coding for MAESDFDLDFFYYFFNNSNETVDPEYVRNEPVVLCEKSDVIHFGAALLPAFYYINFLLSLLGNGLVLCIIYRYEKLSTVTNILLLNLVISDLIFASSLPFLAVYYSSQWIFGSTMCKLVGSFYSIGFNSSILFLTLMTFDRYLAVVHAVTAAQSRRRAYAFASSAVVWVLSVLASIKDIVLHNVRDSQDNGMLCEVTGYSQSVLTKWELYGYYQQFLLFFLVPLAIVMYCYVRITIRIMYTRMAEKCRAVKLIFIIIFTFFICWTPYNVVILLQAIKTSFGDQSQCSNALDYALYVTQNFAYLYCCISPVFYTFLGKKFQNHFLKLLAKRLPCLKISVLSTHSSKSTSFRSPNTDY